The following proteins are co-located in the Solanum pennellii chromosome 1, SPENNV200 genome:
- the LOC114075588 gene encoding GATA zinc finger domain-containing protein 14-like, whose translation SNSNSNSNNNNNNNNNNNNNNNNNNNNNNNNNNNTNNTNSNSNTSNSNNSNSNSNSNNSNNTNTSNSNTSNSNSNSNNSNSNNNNSNNNNNNNNNNNNNNNNNNNNNNNNNNNNNNNNNNNNNNNNNNNNNNNNNNNNNNNNNNNNNNNNNNNNNNNNNNNNNNNNNNNNNNNNNNNNNNNNNNNNNNNNNNNNNNNNNNNNNNNNNNNNNNNNNNNNNNNNNNNNNNNNNNNNNNNNNNNNNNNNNNNNNNNNNNNNNNNNNNNNNNNNNNNNNNNNNNNNNNNNNNNNNNNNNNNNNNNNNNNNNNNNNNNNN comes from the coding sequence agcaacagcaacagcaacagcaacaacaacaacaacaacaacaacaacaacaacaacaacaacaacaacaacaacaacaacaacaacaacaacaacaacaacaccaacaacaccaacagcaacagcaacaccagcaacagcaacaacagcaacagcaacagcaacagcaacaacagcaacaacaccaacaccagCAACAGCAACAccagcaacagcaacagcaacagcaacaacagcaacagcaacaacaacaacagcaacaacaacaacaacaacaacaacaacaacaacaacaacaacaacaacaacaacaacaacaacaacaacaacaacaacaacaacaacaacaacaacaacaacaacaacaacaacaacaacaacaacaacaacaacaacaacaacaacaacaacaacaacaacaacaacaacaacaacaacaacaacaacaacaacaacaacaacaacaacaacaacaacaacaacaacaacaacaacaacaacaacaacaacaacaacaacaacaacaacaacaacaacaacaacaacaacaacaacaacaacaacaacaacaacaacaacaacaacaacaacaacaacaacaacaacaacaacaacaacaacaacaacaacaacaacaacaacaacaacaacaacaacaacaacaacaacaacaacaacaacaacaacaacaacaacaacaacaacaacaacaacaacaacaacaacaacaacaacaacaacaacaacaacaacaacaacaacaacaacaacaacaacaacaacaacaacaacaacaacaacaacaacaacaacaacaacaacaacaacaacaacaacaacaacaacaacaacaacaacaacaacaacaacaacaacaacaacaacaacaacaacaacaacaacaacaacaacaacaacaacaacaacaacaacaacaacaacaac